ATATATCCTAGTATAAATTTGAATATAGGATTTTGCAGAAAAAAAATAAAATATATATTTAAGGAACCGATTAAATTATACATAAATAAAATACCTCCTAATTAAATTTAATATATTTTAAGAAAGGATATCTATTTGCGTCAAGTGCATATGAGTACTAAAGTTAATAAGGATTATAATATTTTGCAAAGCATATAAATTATGATAAAATTTGAATTAAAGTTTTATTTATGGTAGATGTTTCGTACTTAAAGAGAATGAACTTTAAAGATAGAATTAATAAATGGGAAAAATGGATTTCAGATACTTATAGTAAAAGGGATTATGAAGGTATTCTATTTAGAGTAGATAGCAAAATCCGACTACAAACTTATATGGATTTGTTTGATGAGATACCTGATAAAATTAAATATGTTCTTTTTATAGAAGTTTATACTAGAATGGATTTTGGCTTCCATTATATTAAACCAGAGTTTTTTCAGAGAATACTAAAATATAAACCACAGAGCAACAATGATAAAGTAGCGATAGAATTGTCTTCTATTGACAATAAGGGATTTATTACAGTATACAGAGGAGAAGGAAGTAAATCTACGCCGTTTGATAAGGCTTATTCTTGGACAGATGATTTTAATGTGGCGTTAAAATTTTCTAGTAATTGGGGTAATTTTGATGGTAAGATATACGAGGCTAAAATTCATACTGATCATATTATTGATTTTATTAATAAAAGAAATGAAAGAGAAGTATTATTATTTCCAGATAAACTTCATAAAGTTAAAGAACTAGATCTTTATAATTTAGAAAGCATGATGGTTCGATTAGAGGACGATGGCTATTTACCATGGTACTTATATTTTGAAAGAAAGATTAAGCCTGATTATTTTAAAGAAGCATATGGTATCCATGGCATAACACATGCTAAAAGGGTGCTTTTCCATTCATTGTGCTTAGGTTGCTTGATGGAACTTAACAATGAAGATATTATGATTCTAGGTCAGACGAGCATATATCATGATATTGGAAGAATAAATGATGAAAAATGTAATCATCATGGGAAATTGAGTTGGCTAAAAATAAATGAATTGAGAATTGCTCCTGCACAAGAACTCTGTAATGTTGACATGGAGATAGTTAAATTTATTATTGAGAATCATAATCTTGATGATGAAATAGCATTAAAAAACATAGACAAATATAGCATATCTAAAAGTGAAAAGCCAAGGGCTATTAAATTATATAATATATTTTGTGACTGCGATTCATTAGATAGAGTAAGAATAAATAGTTTTGATGTAAAATATCTTAGAAATTCTGAGTCTAAAAAACTTATTATGTTAGCAAAAGAGATATTATCAATTATTAATTAGAGAATTTACAATCAATTCAACACAAAGGAGAGAAGGGTAATTGATATTAATAGAGGATAAAGATTATATAAATAAACAAGTTACAAAAAAGATACCTACTATATTAAGATATGAAACAATCAGGGATTTTTAAGACCTCCTAAAAATACAAATTAAAGGCGAAAAAGATAATAATGAGGCAGGTGGGAAAGATTAGTTGCAGCGTAAGTCAACAACATTACTTATTATTAGGAGAACAAGTAAAATAACCAAAAATGCAGAGGTCTATTTAGACCTCTCTTTCAATGTTTAATAGAATTTACAATGTTAGGATTATCCTCAATTTCTTTCTGTGTAATATACCTGAACTGTTTCACTATTTTTTTATATCCTCCAAATTTTATGAAGGCTGATGCCAAATCATACTCTTTTTCAAGAATAATATATTTTGGCATATATCCATATTCATTATAGATACTATCTAATTTTCGTTTAAATAAATCTAATGTCCATATGAACTTCTTTGTTTTTTTGTTAGGAGTTTCGTATTTATATGCAAAGATAGGTCTATTAGTATTAAAGTTCCAAACCATATTTTTATCCGATTTATAAAATAAAAGCAAAGTATTATCGCTTAAATTATTTTCGCTTCTAATAGTATTCAATATTTTTTCAAAATTATTTTTTGCTATATTTCTTGAATTAAATCTCTTGTTGCATTTTTTACATTTATATCCCTGATTATATTTAGATTTATCTCTACTATCCCCATACTTAATAATATGGTCAGAGCCACAGACAGTACATTTAATTTTCTTTTTTTCATCAATCATATAAGCAAAAAGAGAGACAATTTCATCCTCTGTAACATAATTAAATTCTTTGGCTATGTTTTTGAATCCTCCAAATCGGCCTAAAAGATTATAGATAGAGGGGTTTAACTGCTTTATTTTTATTGAGTTTGGTAAATAACCATATTCAGTATAAATAGTATCCAATTTTCGTTTAAATTGGTCTTTTCTTTTTATCGGACTTTCACTGTTTTCATCAAGATAATTATTTTTTAATATTTGTTTGAGATTAAGTATTTCATTTTGATATTCTTCGACTATTAATATCATGTCTTTATTTTTTCTTATTATAAGATCTAATAAAAACTCAAAACCTTTGTAATTAATATTTTTATAAAGTCTTTCTGTTTCTTCACGCAATTCTAAAGGATTTTGCCTTATACTTATAATACTTTCTAATTCTTTTACTATTCTATCTTCGGTCCAATATCTATCTAACAATTTTTGAGAATGTGCTACTACATCAGAATAATTAGTGTTATGAAATATTATATCAAGATAGTAAATCATACCTTT
This Alkaliphilus sp. B6464 DNA region includes the following protein-coding sequences:
- a CDS encoding IS1 family transposase; this encodes MDSEITDKLKDYLDIHETVRNLSINNPRLYRQIYDNKGMIYYLDIIFHNTNYSDVVAHSQKLLDRYWTEDRIVKELESIISIRQNPLELREETERLYKNINYKGFEFLLDLIIRKNKDMILIVEEYQNEILNLKQILKNNYLDENSESPIKRKDQFKRKLDTIYTEYGYLPNSIKIKQLNPSIYNLLGRFGGFKNIAKEFNYVTEDEIVSLFAYMIDEKKKIKCTVCGSDHIIKYGDSRDKSKYNQGYKCKKCNKRFNSRNIAKNNFEKILNTIRSENNLSDNTLLLFYKSDKNMVWNFNTNRPIFAYKYETPNKKTKKFIWTLDLFKRKLDSIYNEYGYMPKYIILEKEYDLASAFIKFGGYKKIVKQFRYITQKEIEDNPNIVNSIKH
- a CDS encoding HD domain-containing protein; translation: MNFKDRINKWEKWISDTYSKRDYEGILFRVDSKIRLQTYMDLFDEIPDKIKYVLFIEVYTRMDFGFHYIKPEFFQRILKYKPQSNNDKVAIELSSIDNKGFITVYRGEGSKSTPFDKAYSWTDDFNVALKFSSNWGNFDGKIYEAKIHTDHIIDFINKRNEREVLLFPDKLHKVKELDLYNLESMMVRLEDDGYLPWYLYFERKIKPDYFKEAYGIHGITHAKRVLFHSLCLGCLMELNNEDIMILGQTSIYHDIGRINDEKCNHHGKLSWLKINELRIAPAQELCNVDMEIVKFIIENHNLDDEIALKNIDKYSISKSEKPRAIKLYNIFCDCDSLDRVRINSFDVKYLRNSESKKLIMLAKEILSIIN